A window of the Sabethes cyaneus chromosome 1, idSabCyanKW18_F2, whole genome shotgun sequence genome harbors these coding sequences:
- the LOC128745435 gene encoding PBAN-type neuropeptides-like — protein MFKFYFFFNVVCIYLAIRSALGVEIADPNEQKMSSYFSASNHDGEATGKRATAMWFGPRLGKRTIPLELHDELVDQVDSNEMFYVGESPYRLASEIAQGSPYVVLLATRQPVKSQPIYYPVTAPRLGRRDTAVNENHSRPPFAPRLGRNLPISPRLGRSFSSADGFGY, from the exons atgtttaagttttattttttcttcaacGTTGTGTGTATATATCTGGCCATCCGGAGTGCCCTAGGAGTTGAAATAGCGGATCCAAAC GAGCAAAAGATGTCTAGTTATTTTTCCGCTAGTAACCATGACGGGGAAGCGACAGGCAAACGTGCTACAGCCATGTGGTTTGGACCTCGACTCGGAAAGCG TACAATCCCTCTAGAATTACATGACGAATTGGTAGACCAGGTTGATAGCAATGAAATGTTTTATGTCGGTGAGTCACCCTACCGCCTGGCGTCGGAAATTGCTCAAGGATCTCCGTACGTTGTGCTACTGGCGACAAGGCAACCTGTGAAGTCCCAACCGATCTACTATCCTGTCACGGCGCCCCGGCTGGGACGACGTGACACGGCCGTAAATGAGAACCACTCGAGACCGCCGTTTGCTCCCCGGCTGGGACGCAATCTACCGATTTCACCCCGACTAGGTCGTTCCTTTAGTAGTGCGGACGGTTTCGGATACTAA
- the LOC128745434 gene encoding uncharacterized protein LOC128745434, which translates to MVARMQIGLLLAALFVISNVTPADIDVMFEKIEQLNGTEYMDFRRIRVRKFNRTVSVLDGTFDLLMVADNRFEMAVKLAYSSRGNNQFNQYPMKIAPQQICDFFNTTWRDYHQYFEDNTNFPEIGECPITPKEFYVRNHILDSSMFPPYLPRGLWRMSLFMQTIDTKSVHLLVDVLFKVADRGIF; encoded by the exons ATGGTTGCACGGATGCAAATTGGATTACTGCTTGCAGCGCTATTCGTAATATCGAACGTTACCCCCGCTGATATTGATGTGATGTTTGAGAAAATTGAGCAACTCAACGGGACAGAATATATGGATTTCCGTCGGATTCGGGTACGTAAGTTCAACCGGACCGTCTCGGTGCTGGATGGAACCTTCGATCTGCTAATGGTAGCTGATAATCGGTTTGag ATGGCTGTCAAACTGGCGTATAGTTCCAGAGGCAACAATCAGTTCAACCAATACCCGATGAAGATCGCTCCACAGCAAATTTGTGACTTCTTCAATACCACCTGGAGGGACTATCATCAGTATTTTGAAGACAATACCAACTTTCCGGAAATCGGAGAATGTCCGATAACACCAAAGGAGTTTTACGTTAGAAACCACATCCTCGATTCGAGCATGTTTCCACCCTATCTGCCACGAGGCCTTTGGCGCATGAGTTTGTTCATGCAAACGATTGACACGAAATCCGTTCATCTTCTTGTCGACGTTCTATTCAAAGTGGCTGATAGAGGCATATTCTAA